The stretch of DNA GGTTTTCATTGAGCCGTCTCAGATTTTCCTCGATGGTCTTTCGGACGGTGGTATCGGAACAGACACCGACAAGTTTCCTGGCGGAACCATATCTGTCGGAATAAAGCTGCGCATGGACTTCGGTCCAATGCAGTGATCCATCCGGCCAGATCGTCCTGTGCTCGATCGAATAGTCGCGTCCGGTATCGATCGTCTGGCGCAGGCGTGCCAGCACAAGATCCCGGTCGTCGGGGTGGATGCTTGCGATCAGATCGTCGCGCGTGACATCGTCATCCGGCCCTCGGCCGAAGATTGCCTTGCAGGTCGCCGAGGCCGACAAGGCCATCGAGGACAGCTCCAGCTCCCACGCCCCGAGACGACCGGCGGCGAGCGCCGTCTGCAACCGTCGCTCTCCCTCGCCCAGAGCTTCAAGCCTGGCTTGCGCTTCGTATTGGCGCAGGCGTCCCTTTAATGCGGTCCGGGCAACGCTGATGAAGGAGGTCGCATGGAATGGCCTTTCCAGGAAGGTGACGTTACCAAGAACCTCGGAAAGCCTTGCAGCGCCCGGATTTCGTTCAGGCCCGCCGCCACGTGTGGTGAGTACAATGAAGGGAAGATCCGACCAGCTCGGCTGGGCCGAAACCCAGGCGGCAATCGGCTTGAGATCGCTCGAGCGAACGGCCTCTTCCGTCAAGACGCCAAGCGCGATGTCATCGCTGAGCGATGACGCGAACATAGACAGGTCGGTGGCAGCAATCGATGCCAATCCGGCTTCATCGACCAACGATCTCGCCACCCAGGCGTCGCGACCGGCGGGGGTGTAGATCAATGCTTTCGGTTTTCCGGAATTAGGAATTGCCGCTATCCCCGCCATCGGTCTTTAGGAGCGGCGTTGAGGTCGCGATAAATTCGGGAACGCCGCGAAGCACGCCCTGGAACCCGACGAGAGGATCTCCAAACCTCAACCCGGAGGCGTCGATACGATACTCGCGGATGGTATCCTCGTGAAAGCCGGTCCTCTTCTTGATCACCGAGACTGCCCGCCGCACCTTTCCCGCAGCCTCGAAGTAACGCAGCAGAATGACGGTATCTGCGAGATAGGTGACGTCGACAGGTGCCTTCATGTCACCGACCAGCCCGTGCTGGGCAACGGTGAGAAAGGTGTTGGCGCCTTGCCTGTTCAAATATTGCAGCAGCTCATGCATATGAAGGATCAGCGAATTCTCATCCGGCATCGAAGCCTGATAACCATTGATACTGTCGATGATAACGGTTTTCGCATCCGACTTGTCGACGCAGCTGCGCACGCGGTGGGCAAATTCGCCCGGCGACAGTTCGGCGGCATCGAGCTGTTCGATGTGGATATGACCGGCGTCCCGCATTGCCTCGAGATCTATTCCGAGCGCCTTCAGCCGCGTGAAGAGCAGGCCCAGCTCCTCGTCAAAAATGAAGGCCGCCACTTTCTCGCCGCGCGCGACCGCAGCCACCAGGAATTGAAACGAGAAAGTGCTTTTGCCGGTGCCGGCAGGACCAAGGATGAGTGTGCTGGAACCTCGCTCGAGGCCACCTCCCAGAAGAAGGTCCAGTTCCGCAATATTGCAGGAAATCTGATCGCGGGTGTAGCTCGACCTGTGTTCGGCGGCGACGAGCCGCGGAAAGACGATAACGCCGCCAGTCTGGATGATGAAATCGTGATAACCGCCTCGGAAGGCCTGACCGCGATATTTTATGACCCTTAGACGTCGGCGTTCGGAGCCGTAGTTCGGCGCCATCTCTTCGAGATGGATCACGCCGTGAACAACGCTGTGCACCGTCTTGTCGAGCACGTCGGAGGTCAGATCATCGAGCAGAAGGACTGTCGCGCCCTGCCGGGCAAAATAGTGCTTGAGCGCAAGGATCTGCCGGCGGTAGCGTAGTGAGCTTTGTGCGAGCAGCCTGATCTCCGACAGACTGTCGAGAACCACGCGACGTGGCTTGACCCGCTCGAAAGCGGCAAAGATTTCCTTTGTCGTCTCTCCGAGTTCAAGATCTGATGAATAAAGCAGGCTTTGCTGCTGGTCGGCATCCAGCAGGCTTTCCGGAGGCACGACCTCGAAGATCTCGATATTGCCATCGATCACCATGCCATGCGATGCGGCCCCGGCTCGGAGTTCGCTCTCGGTCTCTGAAAGGGTTATGTAGAGCCCCTGCTCGCCGAGCCGTGCACCTTCGATCAGAAACTGCAGCGCGATCGTCGTCTTCCCCGCTCCCGGGTTTCCTTCCAGGAGAAACACGTGGCCCGGCGAAAGGCCCCCCGCCAGAACTGTATCCAAACCGGACACGCCGGTCCGAGCTTTCGTGGCAGGTGCCGCAGTATTCATTCACTGTTTCCTTCGATTTCAAGTGTGAATTAGCGGCGAGTGATGGAATGTCAAATCACTGGCAGGCATGATTTCGCTTCCGACAAGAGCCGGTCACTGGTGGCTGCCTGTCCGGGCGACTCGAAACGGTGGGCGTTATGGTCGATAGCGAAGTGCATCGACGAGCAGAGCAAATGCCGGCGACGTATGCCGGCGGCTCGGATAGTAGAGATGGTAACCGGAAAACGGCAGGCACCAATCCTCGAGGACGCGCACCAGCCGTCCATCGGCTAGATGCGCGTCGACCAAGTTCTCCGGCATGTATGCCAGCCCCAGACCTGCCAGTACTGCGTTCAGCCGCAGCGCTATATTGTTGAATACCAATTGCCCTTCGACCCGAACCCTGAGTTCGCGCCCATCCTTCTCGAACTCCCATGCATAAACGCTGCCATAGGTCGGTAGGCGCAGATTGATGCAATTGTGATCCGTAAGCTCCTGTGGCGTCAGTGGTTTCGGCCTGGTGCCGAAATATGCGGGAGAACCGACCACGGCCATGCGCATGTCGGGGCCAATGCGCACCGCGATCATGTCTTTCGCCACCTGTTCGCCAAGCCGCACCCCAGCATCGTAACGCTCGGCGACGATGTCGGTCAGGCCGTAGTCGACGATGATCTCGACATTGATATCAGGATAATCGGGCAGCAGCTTTTCCAAGGCGGGCCAGAGGACGGCATCGGCCGCATGCTCGCCGGCATTGATGCGGATGGTGCCTGCCGGCTTCTCCCGGAACGCGCTCAAGGCAGCCAGCTCGCTCTCGATCTCGTCGAGCCGCGGTCCGATGGAGACGAGCAGGCGTTCACCGGCCTCCGTCGGCGCGACGCTGCGGGTCGTGCGTGTCAGCAATCGCAGTCCAAGCCGCTCCTCGAGCCCGCGGATGGTGTGGCTGAGCGCCGATTGCGACACACCGAGCTTGCCCGCCGCCTTGGTGAAACTCTGCGCACGCGCGACGGCAAGGAAGGCGATGAGGTCGTTGACGGCGGGGCGCGGCATTTATGAAACTTTCTCATGGGTTCTTGCCGTTTATACCATCTAATCGCAACCAAGCGCACGCCTAAATACCGTGTCACTCGAGTGGACATGTCCACCCCGACATCGAAAGCCCGACATCAAAAGGAAGACAAAGATGGAGATCAAGCGAAGCGGTTCGCAGCCTTCGGCCAAGGGACCAGCCGATTGGTTTACCGGCAGCGTGCGTGTCGACCCGCTGTTTGCCGTGACCAGCCCCGCACGTGCGGCTGGTGCCAGCGTCACCTTCGAGCCCGGAGCCCGCACTGCCTGGCACACCCATCCGCTCGGCCAGACGTTGATCGTCACATCGGGCTGCGGTCGCGTGCAGCGCGAGGGGTGCCCCGTCGAGGAGATCCGCGCCGGCGACGTCGTCTGCTTCGCACCGCGTGAACGACATTGGCACGGCGCAGCGCCGACGACGGCAGTGACCCATATCGCCATCCAGGAACAGCTCGACGGCAAGGTCGTCGACTGGATGGAGCATGTCACCGACACACAATACCAAGGTTAGAAAAGGAAACTTCTATGCAGAAGCGTGAACTTGGAAAGAGCGGACTTCAAGTCTCGGCCGTCGGTCTCGGCTGCATGGGGCTGAGTTACGGGTATGGCCCGGCGACAGATATTCAGGAAGCGACCGTACTGATCCGGCGGGCATTTGAACGCGGCGTGACCTTCTTCGACACGGCCGAGGCCTATGGCCCCTATAAGAACGAAGAGCTTCTGGGAGAGGCGCTCGCCCCCTTCCGCAACGAGGTGGTGATCGCCACGAAATTCGGTTTCAACTTCGATGCCAATGGCGGCCAGAGCGGCATGAACAGCCGGCCCAAGCAGATCCGCGCGGTGGCCGACCAGGCGCTGAAGCGTTTGAAGACTGATGTCATCGATCTCTTTTACCAGCATCGCGTCGATCCCGATGTTCCGATCGAGGATGTCGCCGGCACGGTCAAGGCGCTGATCGCGGAAGGCAAGGTCAGGCATTTCGGCCTCTCGGAAGCGGGCGCCCGGACGATCCGCCGCGCCCATGCCGTCCAGCCGGTGGCGGCGTTGCAGAGCGAATATTCGCTGTGGTGGCGCGAACCAGAGCAGGAAATCCTGCCGACGCTTGAAGAACTCGGCATCGGCTTCGTGCCCTTCAGCCCGCTCGGTAAGGGCTTTCTGACTGGCGCGATCAGCGAAACGACCACCTTCGACAGCAAGGATTTCCGCAACGTCGTGCCCCGCTTTTCTCAGGAGGCGCGAAAAGCCAACCAAGCGCTCGTAGATCGTCTCGGAGAAATCGCCGCCCGCAAGAAGGCTACCTCCGCCCAAGTGGCTCTCGCATGGCTGCTGGCGCAGAAGCCCTGGATCGTGCCGATCCCCGGCACCACCAAGCTGCACCGCCTCGAGGAGAACATCCAGGCCGCCGAGGTCGAACTGACGGCCGAGGATCTTGCCAGCATCGAAAGCGCGCTGGCCACGATCAAGGTGGAAGGCGATCGTTATCCCGCGCACCTGCAAGCCAGGGTCAACCGCTAAAAGCACCGACGGGCCATTGAGGCGCGTCACTAGAACACCAGAAGAGAATCGGCCGCAGCCACTTGCAGCCGATTCTTCATAGATTGGATCATCGTCTCGGCGCCGGTGCGTTCTCCTGGAAAGCCGGTATCGCCTCCAGTCTGGCGACGATCTCCGCGATATTGGGCCAGCGGGCGAGATCGAAGCCGAGGCGCCGGGCGCTTATCGCCTGCGGGAAGAGGAAGATCTCGGCAATACCAGGCTGATCCGCAAAAGCAAAAGCTCCCTGCCGGCGGCCGGCGATCATCGCCTCGACCGCGGCCATTCCTTCACCGACCCAATGACGATTCCAGGCAGTAATGGCATCGGCATCCGCCTGGAAGACCTTGCCGAGATGCAGACCGATCCGCGGCGGCAGCAGCGCGTGGATCTCGGCTGCTATCGCAAGCGCGATCGACCGCGCCAGCGCCCGGCCTTCCGCGGTGTCAGGTAATAGCGGCGGTTCAGGCTTTATCTCGTCGAGATATTCGACGATCGCCAGCGACTGGGTGATGAGGACGCCGCTATCCGTCAGCAAGGCCGGCACCAGCCCCTGCGGATTGACGCTGCGATATCCGGCCTGCCGGCTCTCGGAATCTTCGCCGAGGATGCCAACCGGCAGCGCTTCTGCCGTCAGTCCCTTCAGAGCGAGCGCGATACGGACTCTCGACGTCGCCGAAGAAATTTCGTTCTGATAGAGTTTCACTGTCTTTCTCCTGGTGATCCAAGCGGCTGAAACGGCGGCTGTTCCCCTGAGGAAGAAGCTGCGGATGCCGCCGTCACGAGGCCCGCAAGCGGCGAAGGCTCCTGCGAGCTTACGTCGTAGATGCAGGGTGCGGCGAAGACCACCGCTCCCAAAAAACAGATGATCATCAATCTCATCAAATCCTCCATCGGCGAGGCCCGATCGGCCCCGTCTCGCTTGATTTCGGCTCTGTCTTTCTGACCACCGCAGCCAATGGCTTTCGGTGGGCAATTCCACTCGTTAGGCAACCGTCAATTCGACATGGATGTTACCGCGCGTGGCCTTCGAGTAAGGGCAGGTCTGGTGGGCTTCGTCGATCAGCGCCTTTGCGACCTCCGCTTCGATCCCCCGCAAGCTGACCTTGAGGCGGGCTTGCAGGAAATAGCCGCCATCGGCGGTTCCGAGATCAACCTCGGTGTCGACGGCAAGATCGGCTGGAAGCTTGACCTTTTGATTAGCCGCGGCGAAACCGATCGCGCCGATGAAGCAGGCAGACCAGCCGGCGGCGAAAAGCTGTTCGGGATTGGTGCCGCCGCGGTTGCTGCCCGCAGGCGAAAGCTTGATATCAAGCTGGCCGTCGTCGCTGTGCGAAGCGCCGTCGCGCCCGCCTGTCGTGTGGGTCTTGCCGGTATAGAGAACCTTGTCGATCTTTGTCATGGAACACTCCTTTGTTGCGTCGCTAAAGGCGACTGGCCGCGGTGCGCGGCCGGGTTGACGGAGTGTGGTTTGACCGACGGATATATCCGCCATGTTTCCGAAAACGCCCGAAATGTCACAAAGCGTAGCATCCGATATCAAGGACATCTTCGCATACAAAACATCTCGAAATTTTGCGGCGCGCCCGAATGTCAGCGGATGGTGACTTCCGCGGCCAGTCCGCCACCGGCGCGATTGTAGAGCCGGAGCGACCCGCCAATCTTGGCCGTCAGTTGCTGGGCGATCGCAAGACCGAGACCGGTGCCGCCGGTCTCCCGGTTGCGGGATTGCTCCAGCCGGAAGAAAGGCTGCATGGCGGCTTCCAGCATATCGTCCGGAATTCCCGGCCCGCGATCCATGACTGATATGACGATATCGTTCTCGGCGCTGCGCTCGACGCTGATCTCGGCAGCACCGGCAAACTTCAGCGCATTGTCGATGAAGTTCGACAGGATACGGCGAAGAGCATGCGGCTTGGTGAAGGCAGCGCCCTGAACCAGACCGACGACGGTGACGGCCTTTCCAGTATCCTGGTAGTCGTAGGCTATGCTGTCGATGAACGAGGCGAGATCGATGCGGGCGCTCTTCTCGCCATTGCCATGCGCGCTGCGTGCATAGGCAATGCCGTCCTGAACGAGGCGCTGGATCTCGCCGAGATCATGCACCAGCTTGTCTTTGTCAGGCGAATCCTCCGCCATGTCGGCACGCAGCCGCATGCGGGTGATCGGTGTCTGCAGGTCATGCGAGATTGCCGCCAGTATCTGGACGCGCTCTTCGAGGTAATGGGCGATCCTCTCCCGCATCGCGTTGAACGCCCTTGCCGCATGCGCGACCTCGCTCGGGCCCGCCTCACTCAAAGCCGGGCCGTCCTTGTTCGGGTCAAGAGCATCGGCGGCGGCGGCAAGCTCGCCGAGCGGCCGGATCGCCTGGCGAACGGCAAACCAGGTGCAGAGGATGAGCAGCACCATCTGGACGACGAAGACGTAGGGCAGCCATGCGGCGATCGGCATGACGCCCTTTGGCGTGACGTCGATCGTCAATGGGCTTCCGTCGCTCAGCGTCAGATGCGCCTGCAGCCGATTCACATCGCCAGGAATTCGTTCGATCCGGATCGGAAAGCGGTGTCCGATGGCCTCCTCGATCTTTCCCGAGATTTCCGCCCCTTTGCTTGATGTGTCAGGCACGCCGGGAAGACCGGGCCCGAGCTCGAAACGATAATTGCCGCGGCTCAACCGGTCGAGCAGATCGCCACGTTCGCCGGGCGGAAGCCGATCGAGAACCGCAATCGACGTTGCCACATCGTTTTCCAGCGTGCCGAGCATCACAGCTTTGGCCGACATGTACCGCTCCATATAGAGCACACTGAAAGACAGACCGTAGGCCAAGGCCAATCCGATCAGCAGGATCAGGAAGATCCGCGACCGCAATGTGCTCGGCCACGTCAGGCCCGAACGCAAGGGGATTGCCGCCTTCATTGGCGCGGCTCCGATATTTCGACCGGAACCGAAAACACATAGCCTTCGCTGCGCACCGTCTTGATATAGGTCGGTTCGCGCGCATCGTCGCCCAGCCTTTGACGCAGGCGACTGACCAGAAGATCGATCGAACGATCGAAGAGATCGGCGTCGCGGCCCTGCGTCAGGCTCAAAAGCTGGTCACGATTGAGCACTCGCTGCGGATGGTCGATGAAGACGCGAAGCAGACGGTATTCGGCGCCACTCAGCGCAATCGCGGTCCCCTCCTTGTCGAGAAGGTGCCGGGCCACCGTATCGAGCCGCCAGTCGCCGAAGGTCAGCAACTGTCCAGCTTCGCTGATCTGCAGGTTGGGCGGCAGCATCCGCGTGCGCCGCAGCACCGCCTTGATGCGGGCGAGAAGCTCACGCGCAGCAAAGGGCTTGGGAAGATAGTCGTCGGCGCCCATTTCCAGCCCGAGGATCCTGTCCATCTCGTCGGTGCGGGCCGTCAGCATCAGGATAGGGATCGCCTTGTGCCGGCCGGCGCGCAGTTCGCGGCACAGCACCAGCCCGTCATCGCCGGGCATCATCACATCGAGCACGATCAGGTCGACGGCATTGGCCTCGACAAAACTGCGCATCTGCCGTCCGTCGGCAGCAACGCTCGTGCGCAGGCCGTTCTTCTGCAGATAACCCGAGACCAGCTCGCGGATTTCGCGATCGTCATCGACGATCAGGATGTGATCGACATGATCCATATTTCCCTATTCCTTACCGATAGAAGCGGCCCCCACCCTCCGCCTCGATGTCGAGACGGTTGATGGAGCTACGCATATTCCGCCGGTCGGAGCAACGAGGCTCTGCGACCGGCGGCGCCGCTCTCAGAAGCGATCGACGTCTATGACCGCCTGCGCAAAAGCCTGCGGCGCTTCCTGAGGCAGATTGTGGCCGATGCCGCCGCCGATCGTGCGATGCTCGTATCTGCCGGAGAATTTTCCGGCATAAGCGGAAGGCTGCGGATGCGGCGCACCGTTCGCATCGCCCTCCATGGTGATGGTCGGCACCGAAATGACAGGCGTTGCGGCGAGCGTCGTCTCGTAGGCATCGTACTTGGCCTCGCCTTCGACAAGCCCCAGGCGCCAGCGATAATTGTGAATGACGATCGCGACGTGGTCAGGATTGTCGAAGGCAGCGGCCGATCTGTCGAACGTCGCATCGTCGAAGTTCCACTTCGGCGATGCCGTTTGCCAGATAAGCTTTGCGAAATCATGGGTGTTGCTCTCGTATCCCTGACGACCGCGTTCAGTGGCGAAATAGAACTGGTACCACCAAGCGAGTTCGGCTTTCGGCGGAAGCGGCTTCTTGTTGGCCTCCTGGCTACCGATCAGGTAGCCGCTTACAGATACCATCGCCTTGCAGCGCTCGGGCCAGAGCGCCGCCATGATGTTGGCGGTCCGCCCGCCCCAGTCGTATCCGGCAATGACAGCTTTCTCGATATCCAGCGCATCGAGCAGCGCGATCATGTCGGCGGCGAGCGCTGACGGCTGGCCGTTGCGAGGCGTCTGATCGTCCAGGAAGCGGGTCGTCCCGTAACCGCGCAGATAAGGCACAATCACTCTGTTGCCCGCCGCGGCAAGCAGGGGCGCGACATCGACGAAACTATAGATGTCATAGGGCCAGCCATGCAGCAGCAATACGACCGGGGCATCCGGCTTTCCCGCCTCGGCATAACCGATGTCGAGCACGCCTGCCTTGACCTGTTTCAGCGCTTCGAAGGACGTGTTGGTTCCGGGCTTTATAGCTGGCACCGATGCGGCAGTCGCAGACGACTGGGCGGCGGCCGTGCCGGCCACGCCGAATTCGACCGCCGCAAGGGCGATTGCAGTCATGCCGAAGAAACGGCGGCGGTGATGGTTGATTTGCTCTGACATCGGTCACTCCTGTCGAATGGATCACGGTCGCGAAAAGGCGTTCTACTTGTATCCCCGATATGTCGTAAGCAACCGTTTTTTGAATGCGGATGTAGCTTCCGGCCGCCTGGATACATTCCGATACAATCGCACTGCCTCAGCAAGCGGTCGCATTGGCCGCAGCCGTTTCCTCGCCACTGCGGCAGTTTGTATCGCTTTGTATCGCCGCCGCCCTACCCCGACACTTCGGTACATTTTCCCGCAAAGCCGGACACATCGGGGATACTTCACACCGGCCATATCCCCGCCGTTGCTGGTTCAGGCCCCATCGCCGCCCAGAGCCCGATCAATCGGTTTCAAAGGAAACGATGATGACACTTCTGATCATTGCCTATCTCGGAGGCGCGCTGACGATCCTCAGCCCTTGTATCCTCCCCACCCTCCCCTTCGTCTTCGCCCGCGCCGGACAGCCCTTCGTCAGGAGCACGCTGCCGATGCTGGCGGGCATGGCCGCCACCTTCGCGCTGGTCGCCACACTGGCCGCAGTCGGTGGCAGCTGGGCCATTCGCGCCAATGAATATGGCCGACTTGCCGCCATCGTCCTGCTTGCGCTCTTTGGAGCAAGCCTGCTTTCACCGCGAATCGCAAGTACGCTTGCCCGGCCGGTCGTCGACCTTGGCAACAATCTTATGAACGCCACCGGCGGCGGGCGCGGCACCACGACAGTGAAGAGCGCGCTTCTTCTCGGCGTCGCCACCGGACTGCTCTGGGCGCCCTGCGCCGGTCCGATCCTCGGCCTTGTGCTGACCGGAGCCGCATTGCAGGGCGCCAATCTGCAGACGACCTTCCTGCTGATCGCTTATGCCGCCGGCGCTGCAAGTTCGCTTGCCGTCGCCCTGCTGGTCGGCGGCCGGATATTCACCGCCATGAAGCGTTCGCTCGGCGTTGGCGACAGGATTCGTCAGGGGCTCGGCGCTGCCGTGCTGGCGGGCGTCGCCGTCATCGCGCTCGGCCTCGACACCAGCCTGCTCGCCCGGCTCTCCTACGCCAGCACCGCATCGCTGGAACAGGCCGTGCTCGACAGGCTGCATGCAAAGCCGCTCAGCGGCGCATCTTCCGAGCTGGCGAGCAACGAGGTGATGATCGCCGCAGCCGATGCGAAGACCCCCTTCCGTAGCGACTTGCCCGTCGAAGGCCACGCCCCTTCGCTCGATGGCGCGGTCGAATGGCTGAACTCTCAGCCTCTCACCACCGAGCAGCTGCGCGGCAAGGTCGTGCTCGTCGATTTCTGGACCTATTCCTGCATCAACTGCATTCGTACCATCCCCTATGTCAGGGCCTGGGCCGAAAAATATGCGGATCAGGGCCTCGTGGTGATCGGCGTCCATGCCCCGGAATTTGCCTTCGAGAAGAAGATCGACAACGTCAAGAAGGCGATCGGCGGCTTCCAGATCGGTTATCCCGTTGCGATCGACAATGACTACAGCATCTGGCGCGCCTTCGAAAACAGCTATTGGCCTGCCGCCTATCTGATCGATGCCAAAGGCCAGATCCGTTACCACCATTTTGGCGAAGGCAATTACGACAGGACCGAACAGGCTATTCAGGACCTGCTGCGCGAGGCCGGTAGCCAAACGACGGCAAGTGCGCCGGTCGCGCCGGATGCCAGGGGTGTGGAAGCAGGTCCTGATCTCGGCAATATCCGCTCGGGCGAAACCTATCTCGGCTACGAACAGGCGGCGAACTTCGCCTCTCCCGAAGGGCTGCAGGCCGATACGGCGAAAAGCTATTCGATCGCCGAACCCGGCCTCAATGGCTGGGGCCTGTCCGGAACCTGGACCGTCGGCCGGGATCAGGCGACGCTTGATCAGTCGGGCGGCGGCATCACCTATCGCTTCAGCGCCCGCG from Rhizobium leguminosarum bv. trifolii WSM1325 encodes:
- a CDS encoding Non-specific serine/threonine protein kinase (KEGG: rec:RHECIAT_CH0002505 probable protein kinase protein~PFAM: KaiA binding~SMART: AAA ATPase), with the protein product MNTAAPATKARTGVSGLDTVLAGGLSPGHVFLLEGNPGAGKTTIALQFLIEGARLGEQGLYITLSETESELRAGAASHGMVIDGNIEIFEVVPPESLLDADQQQSLLYSSDLELGETTKEIFAAFERVKPRRVVLDSLSEIRLLAQSSLRYRRQILALKHYFARQGATVLLLDDLTSDVLDKTVHSVVHGVIHLEEMAPNYGSERRRLRVIKYRGQAFRGGYHDFIIQTGGVIVFPRLVAAEHRSSYTRDQISCNIAELDLLLGGGLERGSSTLILGPAGTGKSTFSFQFLVAAVARGEKVAAFIFDEELGLLFTRLKALGIDLEAMRDAGHIHIEQLDAAELSPGEFAHRVRSCVDKSDAKTVIIDSINGYQASMPDENSLILHMHELLQYLNRQGANTFLTVAQHGLVGDMKAPVDVTYLADTVILLRYFEAAGKVRRAVSVIKKRTGFHEDTIREYRIDASGLRFGDPLVGFQGVLRGVPEFIATSTPLLKTDGGDSGNS
- a CDS encoding transcriptional regulator, LysR family (PFAM: LysR substrate-binding; regulatory protein LysR~KEGG: rec:RHECIAT_CH0002506 probable transcriptional regulator protein, LysR family) — translated: MPRPAVNDLIAFLAVARAQSFTKAAGKLGVSQSALSHTIRGLEERLGLRLLTRTTRSVAPTEAGERLLVSIGPRLDEIESELAALSAFREKPAGTIRINAGEHAADAVLWPALEKLLPDYPDINVEIIVDYGLTDIVAERYDAGVRLGEQVAKDMIAVRIGPDMRMAVVGSPAYFGTRPKPLTPQELTDHNCINLRLPTYGSVYAWEFEKDGRELRVRVEGQLVFNNIALRLNAVLAGLGLAYMPENLVDAHLADGRLVRVLEDWCLPFSGYHLYYPSRRHTSPAFALLVDALRYRP
- a CDS encoding Cupin 2 conserved barrel domain protein (PFAM: Cupin 2 conserved barrel domain protein~KEGG: rec:RHECIAT_CH0002507 hypothetical protein), giving the protein MEIKRSGSQPSAKGPADWFTGSVRVDPLFAVTSPARAAGASVTFEPGARTAWHTHPLGQTLIVTSGCGRVQREGCPVEEIRAGDVVCFAPRERHWHGAAPTTAVTHIAIQEQLDGKVVDWMEHVTDTQYQG
- a CDS encoding aldo/keto reductase (PFAM: aldo/keto reductase~KEGG: rec:RHECIAT_CH0002508 putative aldo-keto reductase protein); the encoded protein is MQKRELGKSGLQVSAVGLGCMGLSYGYGPATDIQEATVLIRRAFERGVTFFDTAEAYGPYKNEELLGEALAPFRNEVVIATKFGFNFDANGGQSGMNSRPKQIRAVADQALKRLKTDVIDLFYQHRVDPDVPIEDVAGTVKALIAEGKVRHFGLSEAGARTIRRAHAVQPVAALQSEYSLWWREPEQEILPTLEELGIGFVPFSPLGKGFLTGAISETTTFDSKDFRNVVPRFSQEARKANQALVDRLGEIAARKKATSAQVALAWLLAQKPWIVPIPGTTKLHRLEENIQAAEVELTAEDLASIESALATIKVEGDRYPAHLQARVNR
- a CDS encoding maleylacetoacetate isomerase (KEGG: ret:RHE_CH02410 maleylpyruvate isomerase protein~TIGRFAM: maleylacetoacetate isomerase~PFAM: Glutathione S-transferase domain), giving the protein MKLYQNEISSATSRVRIALALKGLTAEALPVGILGEDSESRQAGYRSVNPQGLVPALLTDSGVLITQSLAIVEYLDEIKPEPPLLPDTAEGRALARSIALAIAAEIHALLPPRIGLHLGKVFQADADAITAWNRHWVGEGMAAVEAMIAGRRQGAFAFADQPGIAEIFLFPQAISARRLGFDLARWPNIAEIVARLEAIPAFQENAPAPRR
- a CDS encoding OsmC family protein (PFAM: OsmC family protein~KEGG: rec:RHECIAT_CH0002510 probable stress-induced OsmC-like protein) yields the protein MTKIDKVLYTGKTHTTGGRDGASHSDDGQLDIKLSPAGSNRGGTNPEQLFAAGWSACFIGAIGFAAANQKVKLPADLAVDTEVDLGTADGGYFLQARLKVSLRGIEAEVAKALIDEAHQTCPYSKATRGNIHVELTVA
- a CDS encoding histidine kinase (PFAM: ATP-binding region ATPase domain protein; histidine kinase A domain protein; histidine kinase HAMP region domain protein~SMART: ATP-binding region ATPase domain protein; histidine kinase A domain protein; histidine kinase HAMP region domain protein~KEGG: rec:RHECIAT_CH0002511 probable two-component sensor histidine kinase protein), encoding MKAAIPLRSGLTWPSTLRSRIFLILLIGLALAYGLSFSVLYMERYMSAKAVMLGTLENDVATSIAVLDRLPPGERGDLLDRLSRGNYRFELGPGLPGVPDTSSKGAEISGKIEEAIGHRFPIRIERIPGDVNRLQAHLTLSDGSPLTIDVTPKGVMPIAAWLPYVFVVQMVLLILCTWFAVRQAIRPLGELAAAADALDPNKDGPALSEAGPSEVAHAARAFNAMRERIAHYLEERVQILAAISHDLQTPITRMRLRADMAEDSPDKDKLVHDLGEIQRLVQDGIAYARSAHGNGEKSARIDLASFIDSIAYDYQDTGKAVTVVGLVQGAAFTKPHALRRILSNFIDNALKFAGAAEISVERSAENDIVISVMDRGPGIPDDMLEAAMQPFFRLEQSRNRETGGTGLGLAIAQQLTAKIGGSLRLYNRAGGGLAAEVTIR
- a CDS encoding two component transcriptional regulator, winged helix family (PFAM: response regulator receiver; transcriptional regulator domain protein~SMART: response regulator receiver~KEGG: rec:RHECIAT_CH0002512 probable two-component response regulator protein) is translated as MDHVDHILIVDDDREIRELVSGYLQKNGLRTSVAADGRQMRSFVEANAVDLIVLDVMMPGDDGLVLCRELRAGRHKAIPILMLTARTDEMDRILGLEMGADDYLPKPFAARELLARIKAVLRRTRMLPPNLQISEAGQLLTFGDWRLDTVARHLLDKEGTAIALSGAEYRLLRVFIDHPQRVLNRDQLLSLTQGRDADLFDRSIDLLVSRLRQRLGDDAREPTYIKTVRSEGYVFSVPVEISEPRQ